The Palaemon carinicauda isolate YSFRI2023 chromosome 33, ASM3689809v2, whole genome shotgun sequence genome contains a region encoding:
- the LOC137626241 gene encoding myb-like protein X codes for MYEDKTVGDQENKANEMYEDKAVEIYEDKTVEEQENKANEMYENKAVEIYEDKTVEEQENKANEMYEDKAVEIYEDKTVGEQENKANEMYEDKAVEIYEDKTVEEQENKANEMYEDKAVEIYEDKTQENKANEMYEDKAVEIYEDKTVEEQENKANEMYENKAVEIYEDKTVEEQENKANEMYEDKAVEIYEDKTVEEQENKANEMYENKAVEYKTVEEQENKANEMCENKAMEMYEDKTVEDVEEQENKANEMYENKAVELYEDKTVEEQDNKANEMYENKAVELYEDKTVEEQDNKANEMYENKAVEYKTVEEQENKANEMCENKAMEMYEDKTVEDVEEQENKANEMYENKAVELYEDKTVEEQDNKANEMYENKAVELYEDKTVEEQDNKANEMYENKAVELYEDKTVEEQENKENEVNENKAIEVYQIKRLEYMKICELTLTQFSYI; via the exons ATGTACGAAGATAAAACGGTTGGAGACcaagaaaacaaagcgaatgaaatgtatgaagaTAAAGCGGTGGAAATATACGAAGATAAAACGGTTGAagagcaagaaaacaaagcgaatgaaatgtatgaaaataaagcggTGGAAATATACGAAGATAAAACGGTTGAagagcaagaaaacaaagcgaatgaaatgtatgaagataaagcggtggaaatatacgaagataaaacggttggagagcaagaaaacaaagcgaatgaaatgtatgaagaTAAAGCGGTGGAAATATACGAAGATAAAACGGTTGAagagcaagaaaacaaagcgaatgaaatgtatgaggataaagcggtggaaatatacgaagataaaacg caagaaaacaaagcgaatgaaatgtatgaagaTAAAGCGGTGGAAATATACGAAGATAAAACGGTTGAagagcaagaaaacaaagcgaatgaaatgtatgaaaataaagcggTGGAAATATACGAAGATAAAACGGTTGAagagcaagaaaacaaagcgaatgaaatgtatgaagaTAAAGCGGTGGAAATATACGAAGATAAAACGGTTGAagagcaagaaaacaaagcgaatgaaatgtatgaaaataaagcggTGGAAT ATAAAACGGTTGAagagcaagaaaacaaagcgaatgaaatgtGTGAAAATAAAGCGATGGAAATGTACGAAGATAAAACGGTTGAAGATGTTGAagagcaagaaaacaaagcgaatgaaatgtatgaaaataaggcGGTGGAACTGTACGAAGATAAAACGGTTGAAGAGCAAGACaacaaagcgaatgaaatgtatgaaaataaggcGGTGGAACTGTACGAAGATAAAACGGTTGAAGAGCAAGACaacaaagcgaatgaaatgtatgaaaataaagcggTGGAAT ATAAAACGGTTGAAGAGCAGgaaaacaaagcgaatgaaatgtGTGAAAATAAAGCGATGGAAATGTACGAAGATAAAACGGTTGAAGATGTTGAagagcaagaaaacaaagcgaatgaaatgtatgaaaataaggcGGTGGAACTGTACGAAGATAAAACGGTTGAAGAGCAAGACaacaaagcgaatgaaatgtatgaaaataaggcGGTGGAACTGTACGAAGATAAAACGGTTGAAGAGCAAGACaacaaagcgaatgaaatgtatgaaaataaagcggTGGAACTGTACGAAGATAAAACGGTTGAAGAGCAAGAAAATAAAGAGAatgaagtgaatgaaaataaagcaATTGAAGTGTATCAAATAAAGCGATTGGAGTATATGAAAATCTGTGAATTAACGTTGACAcagttttcttatatataa